The following nucleotide sequence is from Flavimarina sp. Hel_I_48.
CCCAAAGGTTTTGGGGTGATTGTACGTACCGTCGCAGAAGGCAAGCTGGTTGCAGAACTGGACAGGGACCTACAGAATCTTGTGGACCGCTGGAATGTAATGTGCAAAAAACTGCAAAATGCCAGCCTACCCAGTAAAGTACTGGGCGAGATGAACAGGGCCTCCTCCATCCTTAGGGATCTATTCAATGATTCCTTTAGCGGAATATGCGTGGATGACGAGACACTCTACCATCAACTCAAGGAATATTTACAGGAAATTGCTCCTGAAAAAGAAAACATTGTAAAGCTCTATCAAAACAGTGTCCCCATTTATGAAAAATTTGGGATCGAGCGACAGATCAAAACCTCCTTTGGTAAAACCGTGACCATGAGTCGCGGTGCCTACCTCGTTGTAGAGCATACCGAAGCGCTGCACGTCATTGACGTGAACAGTGGTAACCGTTCCAATAAGGCAAAAAGCCAGGAAGAAACGGCACTTGAGGTCAATATGATCGCCGCGGCCGAGATTGCACGCCAGCTCCGTTTACGAGACATGGGCGGCATTATCGTGATCGACTTTATTGATATGGGCAAGTCTGAAAATCGTAAAAAGCTCTTCAACCTTCTTAAAAAGGAAATGAGCGATGACCGCGCCAAGCATAAAATACTACCGCCCAGTAAATTTGGTTTGATCCAGATTACCAGGCAGCGGGTAAGGCCAGAGATGAACATCAAGACCCGGGAGGTAGATCCTAACGGTGATGGTGAGATCGAAGCCCCAATAGGCGTGGTAAACCGAATTCATACAGACCTTATCAGAATTTTTAAAAATAAAAAAGACTATAAAAAGATCACACTGCACACGCATCCTTTTATAGCGGCCTTCTTGACAAAAGGCTTTCCTTCTGTACGTTCTAAATGGTTTTTAGAATATAAAAAATGGGTAAAAATCATGCCCAGAGATGCTTACACGTATCTCGAGTACCGCTTTACAGATAAAGACGGGAAAGAAATAAACTGAATGATAACCCCCTCCAATAATTTTGGTGGGGGTTTTTTGTTTTCTATAAGTTCCTTTAAATGATATTTTGATCCATTTGTTGGTTTAAAGCGTTTCCCTGCGGGTAAGGCTTTATTGCAATCTTTTTGCTCGTGCATCACAAAAAGGCTTCCTACCGGTAGGGCTGGCAGAGTTACTTCAATCCCTAACACAGAATCTGTTTTCAAAGCATTTTAAATAGTTACTTAGGAGCGAAAAATTGGGTTTAAATAGGACGATTTATGTAATGATATAGAAGTTTTAGGGCGTTTCCCTGCGGGTCGGGCTTTGCGTTGCAATCTTTTTGCTCGTGCCTCGCAAAAAGGCTTCCTCCCGATAGGGGGCTAGCAGAGTCACTGCAATCCCTAACGCGAGATTCATGTCCAGAGCATAAGATTGATTTTGACCCTATGCCTAAATTTGTTTTATTTGGAATCAAAATATTTTTAGGAATGCCCACAGATATACATAACTACATCCAATTATTAGCTATTTTTAAAATATGAAGACAGTTTTTGGGTTTGTAGGTGTACTAATTACCCTATTTATGCTGATTTCTTGTGGTACACATGGTAAGCTACATAAGGAAATCACAGGCACATTTATGGATTCGCTTTGTTTTGAGCAGGGTTTTGCCGGGCTTGCGCTCTATGATCCTGTGGAAAAAAGAATGCTTTACACCCACAATGCCGATAAATATTTTACGCCGGCATCAAATACAAAACTGCTCACTTTTTATACTGGATTATCCATTTTAGGGGATTCGGTACCTGCGTTGAAATATCATGTTTCTGGCGATAGCCTTATTTTTAGTGGGACGGGGGATCCCTCGCTACTTAATACTGATCTCCCTTCTTCTAACATATTGGATTTTTTACGGTATCGCAGGGAATGTCTTTTCTATGAAGTGCCCAGTTATACGGAAACCCATTTTGGCCCAGGCTGGGCCTGGGATGACTATGATTATTATTACAGCGTAGAGCGTGCGGCCTATCCTATTTATGCAAATCGCGCAACATTCACCCAGAACGACTCGCAAGAAGTCCCGGAAGCCTATCCCAAATATTATAAGAAAAACCTAGTTCTGGACTCCTTAAACCTTCAAAAAACATCCCGTTTAAGCCGAAAATTGAACGAAAACACCGTTTTTTATCAAAATATGGTTCGTGATACCTCTTTCCGGCAGGAAGTTCCCCTTAAATATTCCCCAGAACTTTTTGTTGAAGTCCTGGAAGACACGCTTAAAAAGGAAGTTGGTTTAATTTCAAAATACCGCCCATTCAATGGAATCGAAAAAACGCTTTATAGTATTCCTACAGATAGCCTCTATAAACAGATGCTGATGGTAAGTGATAATTTTCTTGCAGAACAGATTTTATTACTTGCTGCCGGCGTACTTACTGATACGCTCAAAACCGGCATCGCCATTGACTATATGAAGGAAAATGCCTTTAAACAATTACCAGATAAACCTATCTGGGTGGACGGTTCTGGCCTGTCGCGTTACAACCTGCAAACCCCGCGCAACATGATCAAGGTCCTGGAGCTGATCACCGAAAAAATGCCGGTGGAGAAAGTGATCCAATTTTTACCCGTTAGCGGAAAAGAAGGGAGTTTAGAAAATTACAGCGGTGCTATTCCCTATCTCTACGCTAAAACCGGTAGTATGAGCAATAATCACAGCCTAAGCGGATTTATAAAAACCAAAAGCGGAAAAATGCTGCTTTTCAGTTTTATGAACAGCAATTATATCGTGCCTTCAGCTACGCTAAAGGAAGGGATGGAAAAAATACTGCTAAAGATTCGTGATCATTATTAGCAATTCTAGAGCTGTTTCTCGCGGGTTTCTGGCTTCCACTTGCGTTTTCAACTAAAAAACTCGCAATGACAAGAATGTCAGATCGAGTGTGCGACGCAGGAGCATTTATCGAGATCGCTTTATAAAAAGTTTCCTTCTCTAGAAGGCATAGACAAAGAAATCCTTAAATTATGCCTTTAATAAAATATTTACTTCCTAAAATGCTGAAAAAACTATTCTCCATCATTCCTGTGCTCCTTTTCGTCGTAGGCTGTTCTACTCAAAAAGAAGCTGTTTCTGCATCAAAAACAGGTGAAAACGAACAAAAACTACCGAATGGTATTAAATATTACGATAAGGTAATCACCGCAAAGGCCATTACAGATGATGGCCTTTTCAAAACCCATCGCGTGGATGAGAAGTTGTATTATGAGATCCCAGATTCTCTTTTTGGGGTAGATATGCTGCTGGTAAGTAGGATTGCCAAGGTTCCCAATAACTTTGGCGGCGGTTATGTTAATGCTGGTTCAAAGGTAAATGAGCAGGTAGTGCGCTGGTCTAAACGGGATAAGCAGGTGGATATGAAAGTGGTGAGCTTTGAAAATCAAAGTGATCCAGAATCGCCCATTAACTATAGCGTAGAGGCAAACAATTTCTTTCCGATACTTTTCAGTTCAAAAATCGTAGCCTATTCTAAGGACTCTACCGCTGTGGTGATTGAGGTTAATGGGCTCTTTGAAGAAGATATTCAGGCATTGAGCGGGATTTCCCCTCGCTTAAAAAAGCAGTACAAAGTAAAGAAATTAGATAAAAGCAGATCGTTTATAGAATCTGTAAAATCATTTCCGAAGAATATAGAAGTACAGCATGTGGCTACTTACGAGGCTGAAGAACCACCCGAAAATGACCAGGCCGGTACGATCTCTTTGCTCATGAACCAGTCAATGATCCTATTGCCAAAAGATAAAATGCAACCGCGAATAGCAGACGATCGCGTGGGCTGGTTTACGACTAAAAAATACGATTACAATTCTGACGAACTAAAGTCTGATGATTATGAGATCATTCGCCGCTGGCGACTGGTACCAAAGGATATGGAAGCTTATAAACGTGGCGAACTTGTAGAACCTGTAAAACCCATCGTTTATTATCTTGATCCGGGTACGCCAGAAAAATGGAGACCGTATTTTAAAAAGGGTATAGAAGACTGGAACGTGGCTTTTGAGGAAGCGGGTTTTAAAAATGCGATCATTGCTAAAGATCCCCCCACAAAAGAAGAAGACCCGGAATTTAGTCCGGAAGATGCGCGTTATTCTGTGGTGCGTTACATTGCCAGCACAACCAGGAACGCGGTGGGACCTTCAGTAAGCGACCCGCGTACCGGTGAAATTATTGAAAGTGATATCATCTGGTACCATAACCATTTACGCTCGTACCGTAACCGTTTTATGATCGAAGCTGGAGCACAAAATCCCAATGCGCGTACGCTGAATACGCCAGAGGCGGAAATAGGCGAAATGATGCGTATGGTGATCGCCCATGAAGTGGGACATGCCCTGGGAATGCCACACAATATGAAAGCAAGTTCGGCTTATCCCACAGATTCCCTTCGAGATGCCAATTTTACTAATAAATATGGCTTAACGCCAAGTATAATGGATTACGCACGCGTAAATTATGTGGCGCAGCCCGGTGATGAAGGTGTGCGCTATATACGCATGATGGGTCCTTATGACCTGTATGCCATTAATTGGGGCTACCGTTATCTGCCAGAAGCAAATTCCGCTAAAGCGGAAAAAAGCACATTAGACCAGTGGATTCTTGTGAAAGCGGGCGATCCTATATATGAATTCGGTAGTGGTCGTGATGGAGTAGACCCGCAATCACAACGGGAAAGCCTGGGTCGCGACCAGGTAAAAGCAAGTGCGTATGGACTGGCAAATCTTAAAAAAGTAGTTCCCAATCTGGTGGAATGGACAGCAAAAGAAGGCGCTGATTATGCGGAACTTGATGAAGTCTACAGCGAACTTACCAGTTTATGGAGAGGTTATATTTATCATGTCATTGCCAATGTGGGAGGAGTTTATGAAACCTTAAAAACTTCTAATCAGGAGGGCGTTGTTTATAACCCGGTCCCTAAAGCAATGCAACAAAAAGCAATTGCCTTTCTCAATGAAAACGCATTTACCACCCCAGAATGGTTGCTTGATGAGAATATCCTGAACCGTATAGAAGCAGATGGAGCTATAGAGCGTGTACAGAACTTACAAACACGCGCCATGAATTATCTGCTTGATGCGGATAGAATCTCCCGAATGAGTGAAAATGAACAGCGCAACGGGAATTCCGCATACGCGCCCCTTTCCATGTTAGATGATGTGCGCAAGGGAGTTTATAGCGAACTATATTCGGGCAAACCTGTAGACGCTTATCGCCGCAACTTACAGCGCTCCTATATAGATGCTGCCGCTGAAATACTGCAGAAAGCAGAAACTGAAGATGGTGAAAATCTTTTGAAATCTGATGTCGTAGCGCTAATGCGTGGTGAATTGCAACGGCTGGCAATAGATCTATACAAACGAAAATCGAGAAGTGGGGATGCTTTGACCACCTATCATTATGAAGATCTGATTGCGAGAATCAACAAGGCATTTGATACTAATGATTAGATAAATTCATACATCAAACTATAAAAACCCTTAGCTTTCTCCTATGCTAAGGGTTTTTTGTGAAGGAAATCTATATAAAACGGATTCTATTCGTTAAAAACTATCAATTAAGATTTTTGTAACGCCTGTCTCCGTTAACTTTATAATAGAAACCAAAAAAAACGAATTATGAATTATTCAGAAGAAATAGGTAAAAAACTAAATACATTACTAGAAAAGAATTACGATGCTGAGGCTGGTTATAAAAAAGCAGCTGAAGACGTCAAAAACCCAACCTTGAAAAGTTATTTTGAATCGAGGGCGAAGGATCGTTACGACTTTGGCCATGCCATTAAAGCGGAATTGAGCAGTTATGGGCAGGAACCTGATAAAGGTACTAGCATTAAGGGTGACTTGCACCGCGCTTGGATGGACTTAAAGTCGGCTTTTAGTTCAGATAAAGAAGAAGCTATTTTAGAAGAAGCCATACGTGGTGAGAAAGCTGCTATTGAAGATTACGATGAAATTATTAATGATAAAGAAGTTCCCCCTTCTACTTCAGAATTATTGATTAAACAAAGAAATCTTGTTCAGGAAGCGCTAACAAAAGCACAAGCTTTAGAAATCGCAGCTGATAATAGCTAATCGATTTCACATCTAAATTTAAAATTAGATAGGGTTACATTTTTTAAAAGCCACGTTCCATGAACGTGGCTTTTCTATGAAATAAAACAAAATTTTTTATTTTTATTAATTCTAAATAAATATTACTAGTTTTGTAGAATACATTTAAAAGTTGGTTGCCGAATAGGATTTGACGAAAATCCCCAAACATTAAATTAATATATAAACTTAAAACTGATCTATGGTAATTTGATCCGTTTTTATGAAATGAGATATGAAAAAAGCTTTGATTTTACTAATACTCCTAACTATTTCAACAGCCTTTTCGCAGGAGGAAAATATTTTATTGGAACGTTCATTCTGGGAAAAAAATCCAGACCTCACCATCGTAAAAGAACAGATTGCGGCTGGGAATGATCCTGCCCAATTTGCAAGTAATGCTTTTGATCCTGCGGTTTTAGCAACCCTAGGCGGAGCGAGTAGTGATGTCATTAGCTATTTATTATCATTTGAAGGCAACGATGTTAATAAAAAAACACATGATAGCCGTACCTATATTTTCTGGGCCGCTTATGCAAACCGCCCTGAGATTATGAAACAGCTTCTTGAAAAAGGTGCAAAGCTTGATGTAACAGATAGCCATGGCTACACTCCCGTTGCGTTTGCCGCGAATGGAGGGCAGACCAATCCTGAAATCTATGATCTTTTTGAAGAATACGGTGTCGTTCTGGCTAATGAAAAAACAGATCATGGAGCCAATTTACTTCTCTTGCTTTCCCCAAATATGGAAACAGCAAAGGATATGGATTATTTTATCACTAAAGGCATCAACCCAAAAGAAAAAGATGATAGCGGTAACGGGATCTTTAATTATGCTGCCCGTAAAGGCAATATTTCATTCCTGCAAAGTCTTGTTGATAGAGATTATGATTACAAAACATTAAATAAAGAAGGTGAAAATGCTTTTCTATTTGCGGCACAGGGTAGCCGTGGGCATACTAATTCCCTTGACCTTTTTGAATATCTTAATGCCTTGGGACTTGATCCAGCAGTAGTCACAAAAAAAGGTGAGACTGCCTTGCACAGTTTGGCCTATCGTTCAAAAGACATGGACGTTCTGAACTTTTTTCTGGAGAAAGGTCTTGATGTTGATCAAGCGAATGCAGAAGGAAATACACCTTTGCTCA
It contains:
- a CDS encoding D-alanyl-D-alanine carboxypeptidase — its product is MKTVFGFVGVLITLFMLISCGTHGKLHKEITGTFMDSLCFEQGFAGLALYDPVEKRMLYTHNADKYFTPASNTKLLTFYTGLSILGDSVPALKYHVSGDSLIFSGTGDPSLLNTDLPSSNILDFLRYRRECLFYEVPSYTETHFGPGWAWDDYDYYYSVERAAYPIYANRATFTQNDSQEVPEAYPKYYKKNLVLDSLNLQKTSRLSRKLNENTVFYQNMVRDTSFRQEVPLKYSPELFVEVLEDTLKKEVGLISKYRPFNGIEKTLYSIPTDSLYKQMLMVSDNFLAEQILLLAAGVLTDTLKTGIAIDYMKENAFKQLPDKPIWVDGSGLSRYNLQTPRNMIKVLELITEKMPVEKVIQFLPVSGKEGSLENYSGAIPYLYAKTGSMSNNHSLSGFIKTKSGKMLLFSFMNSNYIVPSATLKEGMEKILLKIRDHY
- a CDS encoding ankyrin repeat domain-containing protein; this encodes MKKALILLILLTISTAFSQEENILLERSFWEKNPDLTIVKEQIAAGNDPAQFASNAFDPAVLATLGGASSDVISYLLSFEGNDVNKKTHDSRTYIFWAAYANRPEIMKQLLEKGAKLDVTDSHGYTPVAFAANGGQTNPEIYDLFEEYGVVLANEKTDHGANLLLLLSPNMETAKDMDYFITKGINPKEKDDSGNGIFNYAARKGNISFLQSLVDRDYDYKTLNKEGENAFLFAAQGSRGHTNSLDLFEYLNALGLDPAVVTKKGETALHSLAYRSKDMDVLNFFLEKGLDVDQANAEGNTPLLNAASRNKLDIVNFLYTHSKNPEATNEQAQTPLMLALQNNSPEVVDFFLEKQKKPNDQKDNNNNSLAYYLVDGYSPRNKDAFNAKLDLLKKHKIALNTVQNEGNTALHIAAKTNNPDLLKEVASWNIPINAINDEGLTALHIAAMKAQNDEVLKYLIAQGADKNVKTSFEESAYDLASENELLKENGVAIKFLN
- a CDS encoding ferritin-like domain-containing protein; the encoded protein is MNYSEEIGKKLNTLLEKNYDAEAGYKKAAEDVKNPTLKSYFESRAKDRYDFGHAIKAELSSYGQEPDKGTSIKGDLHRAWMDLKSAFSSDKEEAILEEAIRGEKAAIEDYDEIINDKEVPPSTSELLIKQRNLVQEALTKAQALEIAADNS
- a CDS encoding zinc-dependent metalloprotease, producing the protein MLKKLFSIIPVLLFVVGCSTQKEAVSASKTGENEQKLPNGIKYYDKVITAKAITDDGLFKTHRVDEKLYYEIPDSLFGVDMLLVSRIAKVPNNFGGGYVNAGSKVNEQVVRWSKRDKQVDMKVVSFENQSDPESPINYSVEANNFFPILFSSKIVAYSKDSTAVVIEVNGLFEEDIQALSGISPRLKKQYKVKKLDKSRSFIESVKSFPKNIEVQHVATYEAEEPPENDQAGTISLLMNQSMILLPKDKMQPRIADDRVGWFTTKKYDYNSDELKSDDYEIIRRWRLVPKDMEAYKRGELVEPVKPIVYYLDPGTPEKWRPYFKKGIEDWNVAFEEAGFKNAIIAKDPPTKEEDPEFSPEDARYSVVRYIASTTRNAVGPSVSDPRTGEIIESDIIWYHNHLRSYRNRFMIEAGAQNPNARTLNTPEAEIGEMMRMVIAHEVGHALGMPHNMKASSAYPTDSLRDANFTNKYGLTPSIMDYARVNYVAQPGDEGVRYIRMMGPYDLYAINWGYRYLPEANSAKAEKSTLDQWILVKAGDPIYEFGSGRDGVDPQSQRESLGRDQVKASAYGLANLKKVVPNLVEWTAKEGADYAELDEVYSELTSLWRGYIYHVIANVGGVYETLKTSNQEGVVYNPVPKAMQQKAIAFLNENAFTTPEWLLDENILNRIEADGAIERVQNLQTRAMNYLLDADRISRMSENEQRNGNSAYAPLSMLDDVRKGVYSELYSGKPVDAYRRNLQRSYIDAAAEILQKAETEDGENLLKSDVVALMRGELQRLAIDLYKRKSRSGDALTTYHYEDLIARINKAFDTND
- a CDS encoding ribonuclease E/G → MNNELIIRSSSTSVDFALLKDGKLIELHKDEDDNQFNVGDIFVAKIRKTVQGLNAAFVNVGYEKDAFLHYHDLGPQLPTLLQFVKRVSTGKLKEYSLKNFNKEKDIDKNGKIADAVKSNQPLLVQVVKEPISTKGPRISSELSIAGRYVVLVPFSDRVSISQKIESKEEKTRLKRLVMSIRPKGFGVIVRTVAEGKLVAELDRDLQNLVDRWNVMCKKLQNASLPSKVLGEMNRASSILRDLFNDSFSGICVDDETLYHQLKEYLQEIAPEKENIVKLYQNSVPIYEKFGIERQIKTSFGKTVTMSRGAYLVVEHTEALHVIDVNSGNRSNKAKSQEETALEVNMIAAAEIARQLRLRDMGGIIVIDFIDMGKSENRKKLFNLLKKEMSDDRAKHKILPPSKFGLIQITRQRVRPEMNIKTREVDPNGDGEIEAPIGVVNRIHTDLIRIFKNKKDYKKITLHTHPFIAAFLTKGFPSVRSKWFLEYKKWVKIMPRDAYTYLEYRFTDKDGKEIN